One genomic window of Cercospora beticola chromosome 5, complete sequence includes the following:
- a CDS encoding uncharacterized protein (BUSCO:EOG09263D2P), with the protein MASNGPHAAGIFADMTVDGPEIGTLVLVVDRGKNLPNRKTMGKQNPYCAARLGKEARKTEVDKRGGQTPRWDQELRFTVHDSPDYYKLKISVFNEDKKTDLIGEAWVELDHIITPGGGKGDLWQGLTCKGKYAGELRLELTYYDSREKAEPKQETISMADELRQQYGTLNPKVKRRPLPSNPNAPATTDVVIPDRPLPGRAKHGPRDFQVAGRMASAPSSTKTFNYPQSESTLFGQKGLQALSQSTPPAPQSQPEPPANQHYEEYERNPEPEVYDPYAAGPAQPDFLPQLGPSGRQRGSMPPQARYEQQQWPQHQPQAMPRPLSHAGIPHSHSAPAVPVTHQMDPQAYGDSYQLRTDYPEPIPDVDYQYQQVAVARQRRHDVPPGWQEEFNGANAERQAYVEEDVESSPPPPPPMHSHSAPVVPQYESHHNSSPVARYGATPPTSRQHYVPNASPLQSIERDYGPQQTPPSQSRPRRGESFDEYGGYSPYQSSHHSTPNLSSPVGQQSPSPYARTSPYGRQVPGRNSIAEPYGTPSRQPHPLSQEVSRARSPNPYGTPEHQISYNHYDQGQDGSVPMIKPRAISPAPPPSKPASSSRSPYSLQFPVRAFESSDASPLSTSAAKVKAATLPRKSVSPRPSISGGASSPAPFSPDDFGAHNPAAPANDPASRNGPIVGWHGQEIDPSDHLPVDSWAPEPVKKTPTKTYGLGREKEFGPRSLSKDTVINVRMKPGTNIPEQQARPATSSNKIRGVLKKAQPQAPRYASEPPMDLPRHHDNYSSVPDPYEQQQQQFSRSYREGSPAAYGPPSIPPKVPLSHSPGGVYTEDALSREISSIDIGGSRTRTSGTAFVPVRSHRDRNSYY; encoded by the exons ATGGCCTCCAATGGCCCCCACGCAGCGGGCATCTTCGCCGACATGACGGTCGATGGACCGGAGATTGGAACGCTGGTGCTCGTGGTGGATCGAGGCAAGAACCTGCCGAACAGAAAGACGATGGGAAAGCAGAATCCATACTGCGCTGCAAGATTGGGGAAAGAAGCACGAAAGACGGAAGTGGATAAGAGAGGAGGGCAGACGCCGCGATG GGACCAGGAGCTGCGGTTTACTGTTCACGACTCGCCGGATTACTACAAGCTCAAAATCTCCGTGTTCAACGAAGATAAGAAAACCGACTTGATCGGAGAAGCATGGGTTGAATTGGATCACATCATCACACCAGGAGGTGGGAAAGGCGATCTCTGGCAAGGTCTGACATGCAAAGGCAAATATGCTGGCGAACTGCGCTTGGAGCTTACATACTACGATTCACGAGAAAAAGCCGAGCCGAAGCAAGAGACCATCTCCATGGCAGACGAGCTGAGACAACAGTATGGGACACTGAATCCTAAGGTCAAGAGGAGACCTCTGCCCAGCAATCCAAATGCGCCAGCCACGACTGATGTGGTAATACCGGACCGGCCTCTGCCAGGCCGAGCGAAGCATGGTCCTCGAGATTTCCAGGTTGCTGGACGAATGGCCTCGGCTCCTTCATCGACGAAAACATTCAACTATCCGCAATCAGAGTCGACGTTGTTTGGGCAGAAGGGGTTGCAGGCGCTTTCGCAAAGTACTCCGCCCGCACCTCAGTCTCAACCAGAGCCTCCAGCGAACCAGCATTACGAGGAATATGAGCGGAACCCGGAGCCCGAGGTGTACGATCCGTACGCAGCAGGGCCAGCGCAGCCTGACTTCTTACCACAATTGGGTCCAAGCGGACGTCAGCGTGGCTCAATGCCTCCTCAGGCTCGCTACGAACAACAGCAATGGCCACAACATCAACCGCAGGCAATGCCTCGGCCGCTGAGCCACGCTGGTATCCCACATTCGCACTCTGCGCCGGCAGTACCAGTCACACATCAGATGGATCCGCAGGCATATGGCGACAGCTATCAGCTTCGAACCGATTATCCTGAGCCGATTCCTGATGTCGACTATCAGTATCAGCAGGTTGCAGTTGCTCGCCAGCGAAGACACGATGTGCCTCCTGGGTGGCAGGAAGAATTCAATGGAGCGAATGCTGAAAGGCAGGCATACGTCGAGGAAGATGTGGAGTCTtcaccgccaccacctccgcctaTGCACAGTCACAGTGCACCCGTGGTGCCCCAGTACGAGTCACATCACAACTCTTCTCCCGTGGCTCGCTATGGCGCTACGCCACCTACTTCACGACAGCATTATGTGCCCAACGCCTCACCTCTGCAAAGCATTGAGCGTGATTATGGCCCTCAGCAAACGCCTCCAAGCCAGAGCCGACCACGAAGAGGCGAGTCTTTTGACGAATACGGAGGATATTCCCCATACCAAAGCAGTCATCATTCGACACCAAATTTGTCGTCACCCGTCGGTCAGCAGAGTCCCTCACCCTACGCTAGAACATCTCCGTACGGCAGACAAGTACCCGGGCGCAACAGCATCGCGGAACCTTATGGAACTCCCTCCCGACAGCCTCATCCTTTGTCTCAAGAGGTGTCGAGAGCACGAAGTCCCAATCCATATGGAACGCCTGAGCACCAAATCTCGTACAACCACTACGACCAGGGTCAAGATGGCTCAGTTCCGATGATCAAGCCTCGAGCGATATCTCCCGCGCCTCCGCCTTCGAAGCCAGCTTCGTCATCACGAAGTCCGTATAGCTTACAGTTCCCTGTGCGGGCGTTTGAGTCGTCAGATGCAAGCCCACTGTCAACCTCTGCTGCGAAGGTCAAGGCTGCGACGTTGCCACGAAAGTCGGTCTCACCTCGGCCATCGATATCAGGCGGTGCCTCCTCACCAGCGCCTTTCTCACCGGATGACTTTGGGGCACACAATCCCGCTGCTCCGGCAAATGATCCGGCATCACGTAACGGACCTATCGTGGGTTGGCATGGTCAGGAGATTGATCCCTCCGATCATCTTCCTGTCGATTCTTGGGCACCTGAGCCTGTCAAGAAAACACCCACGAAGACTTACGGGCTCGGCCGAGAGAAAGAATTTGGACCTCGCAGTCTCTCCAAGGATACTGTCATCAATGTCCGCATGAAGCCTGGGACCAATATTCCAGAGCAACAAGCAAGACCAGCCACATCGAGCAACAAGATCCGCGGTGTACTGAAGAAGGCTCAGCCACAGGCTCCACGATATGCTTCTGAGCCGCCAATGGACCTGCCGAGACATCACGACAATTACTCTTCTGTTCCTGATCCTTatgagcaacag